In Spirosoma aureum, a single genomic region encodes these proteins:
- a CDS encoding peptidase associated/transthyretin-like domain-containing protein, with product MRQLIVQLLLILTALVAEPGSAWAQGKYVIGTVVDQTSQKGVDKVTVINQRTRQRARTNSTGRFFLTVLPGDSLILTSQLYNRTGIRYDGADNPTITALALPPMPYRVVELAEVTVTGKRYEEVKREIQQLLDEPVASKKVTGEQAFDRLADGAGVTLLYELFAKRPKSDRKAYYIMQQDRRHALALERFRLLVEQSTNLKADEIDRFFDFCDLDDEFLLKSQDYDLINTIQQLRNRYRDGFNRPSKLSADPDKATKQR from the coding sequence ATGCGTCAACTCATCGTTCAACTCCTGCTTATTCTGACCGCGCTGGTCGCTGAACCGGGTTCTGCATGGGCACAAGGCAAATATGTTATTGGCACAGTGGTCGACCAGACCAGCCAAAAAGGGGTTGACAAGGTTACAGTCATTAACCAACGGACTCGGCAACGGGCCCGAACGAACTCAACCGGCCGTTTTTTCCTGACGGTATTACCCGGCGATTCGCTCATTCTCACGAGCCAGTTGTATAACCGCACGGGCATTCGCTACGACGGCGCCGATAACCCAACCATCACAGCCCTTGCCCTTCCTCCGATGCCTTACCGCGTTGTGGAGCTGGCGGAGGTTACGGTTACAGGAAAACGATATGAAGAAGTCAAGCGGGAGATTCAGCAGCTTTTGGATGAACCCGTAGCCTCAAAAAAAGTAACGGGCGAACAGGCTTTTGACCGGCTGGCCGATGGTGCTGGCGTTACACTGCTCTATGAATTGTTTGCCAAACGGCCCAAATCTGACCGAAAGGCGTATTACATCATGCAGCAGGACCGGCGTCACGCATTGGCTCTCGAACGGTTCCGTTTACTGGTCGAACAGTCGACCAACCTCAAAGCGGATGAAATCGATCGCTTCTTCGATTTCTGCGATCTAGATGATGAATTTCTGCTCAAATCGCAGGACTACGACCTCATCAATACCATTCAGCAACTGCGCAATCGCTACCGGGACGGCTTCAACCGGCCCAGCAAACTCTCCGCCGATCCGGACAAAGCAACTAAACAGCGCTAG
- a CDS encoding HAD family hydrolase has product MKAVIFDMDGVIVDTNPHHRIAWREYYQRYGKTLSDSDFIQYVSGKHNTDIVAHLFADRTLTAAESLQLAYEKEALFRELYQPVITPVAGFVDFLKALKAAGIRTAVATSAPVENLDFIIDALNLRPYFDALLNESMVSHPKPDPEIYQKAMAQLGVDPADSVVFEDSMPGIQAGKAAGAFVVGVATTLTPDELRPFVDDVIRDFTEMSLDRVQQLVNVF; this is encoded by the coding sequence ATGAAAGCAGTAATTTTTGACATGGACGGTGTGATCGTGGATACGAATCCACACCACCGAATTGCCTGGCGGGAGTATTATCAGCGCTATGGCAAAACGTTGAGTGACAGCGATTTTATTCAATACGTTTCGGGAAAACACAATACCGATATTGTCGCTCACTTATTCGCGGACCGCACGCTTACCGCAGCGGAATCACTCCAGTTAGCTTACGAAAAGGAAGCATTATTTCGGGAACTGTATCAGCCGGTTATCACGCCTGTAGCGGGATTTGTCGACTTTCTGAAAGCGTTAAAAGCGGCTGGTATTCGCACAGCGGTGGCTACGTCGGCTCCCGTCGAAAACCTCGACTTTATTATCGATGCGCTGAATCTTCGTCCTTATTTCGATGCCCTGCTGAACGAAAGTATGGTCAGTCATCCCAAACCTGACCCGGAAATTTACCAGAAAGCAATGGCCCAATTAGGGGTCGATCCGGCAGATAGTGTTGTCTTTGAAGATTCGATGCCGGGCATTCAGGCCGGTAAAGCAGCGGGCGCTTTTGTCGTTGGGGTCGCCACGACCCTAACCCCGGATGAGCTTCGGCCGTTTGTCGATGATGTCATTCGGGATTTTACGGAAATGTCTCTCGATCGGGTACAGCAACTGGTTAACGTTTTTTAA
- a CDS encoding MFS transporter, with product MNTTISIDKPHRNPFVRNLLTFFLNRHALAIGLVFASDSILFGSWVAHIPHVKEKLHLSDSELGLTLFAMPVGLLIMNPLTGWVISRLGEAKACFWSAVGLTVAVLIPLNAPNPAILAIGLFLMGLNAALINVAMNTSATNLERSQGIVIMSSCHGMWSLGGLLGSGIAGAVIALHVSPSVHVAIMSGLILILTFVLQPLLAQIPSSSRTETGEKTGSSFVRPNLDLLLMILIGLAVAMGEGAAFDWSAVYLRETLGASSQIAALGFGSFSLMMTSLRFLGDAIIPKIGSKRWLQIGGLLAAFGLFFAIALPYPATALIGFAILGAGCSLGAPILYAASMRVPGIPPAAGLATFATFSFIGFLAGPPVIGFVAEAFGLYYGLGFVAVVLLISAGLARIVNLF from the coding sequence ATGAATACAACGATTTCTATCGATAAGCCGCACCGGAATCCATTCGTCCGCAACCTGTTGACGTTTTTTCTGAATCGGCACGCCCTGGCGATTGGACTGGTCTTCGCTTCCGACAGTATTCTGTTCGGTAGCTGGGTCGCTCATATACCGCATGTAAAAGAAAAATTACACCTCTCTGACTCCGAACTGGGCTTAACGCTCTTTGCCATGCCAGTTGGCTTACTGATTATGAATCCTCTGACCGGTTGGGTTATTTCCAGGTTAGGCGAAGCGAAAGCATGTTTCTGGTCGGCGGTGGGTTTGACAGTAGCAGTTCTGATTCCGCTCAATGCACCAAATCCGGCCATTTTGGCTATCGGTTTGTTTCTGATGGGTCTTAACGCAGCCCTGATTAACGTGGCCATGAATACCAGTGCAACCAACCTCGAACGATCACAGGGCATCGTCATCATGTCGTCCTGTCATGGTATGTGGAGCTTGGGGGGTCTGCTCGGCTCGGGCATCGCCGGGGCCGTTATTGCCTTGCACGTGTCGCCTTCGGTACACGTAGCGATCATGTCGGGGCTGATCCTGATCCTGACATTCGTGCTTCAGCCGCTGCTGGCTCAGATTCCGTCGAGCAGTCGGACCGAAACCGGCGAAAAAACGGGATCATCTTTCGTACGGCCCAATCTGGATCTGCTCCTGATGATTCTGATCGGTCTGGCAGTGGCCATGGGCGAAGGGGCCGCCTTTGACTGGAGTGCGGTGTATCTGCGCGAAACCCTTGGGGCCAGCAGTCAGATTGCGGCTCTGGGCTTTGGCAGTTTTTCACTGATGATGACCAGTTTACGGTTTCTGGGCGATGCCATAATCCCTAAAATCGGCTCTAAACGCTGGCTGCAAATTGGCGGTTTATTAGCGGCATTTGGCCTTTTCTTCGCCATCGCACTCCCCTATCCGGCCACGGCGCTCATTGGCTTTGCCATACTTGGGGCAGGCTGTTCGCTCGGAGCACCCATTTTGTATGCAGCCTCCATGCGCGTACCGGGCATTCCACCAGCTGCCGGTTTAGCTACCTTTGCTACCTTTAGCTTCATCGGATTTCTGGCTGGCCCACCCGTCATTGGCTTCGTCGCCGAAGCGTTTGGCCTGTATTATGGCCTGGGCTTTGTAGCCGTCGTGCTCCTCATTTCAGCTGGTCTGGCTCGTATTGTAAACTTATTTTAA
- the msrA gene encoding peptide-methionine (S)-S-oxide reductase MsrA, whose amino-acid sequence MTRIQLLALNILLLAGCAQGQSKDYTPAKLPTPKAGEAVATFAGGCFWALDEGMNQLKGVNEVISGYAGGTVKNPTYEQVSTDETGHAESVQVYYDPKVITYSQLLDAFFAGHDPTTLNRQGPDVGRDYRSMVFYRTPAEKADIEAAIKRVNESKHYSGKVVTEVESFKVFYPAENYHQNYFSLHPDQPYIQRVSLPKVEKLRKAMAGHLKNNTGLTMN is encoded by the coding sequence ATGACACGAATTCAGTTATTGGCGCTCAATATACTCTTACTGGCGGGTTGCGCACAAGGCCAGTCTAAAGATTATACACCGGCTAAACTGCCTACTCCAAAAGCGGGTGAAGCGGTGGCAACATTCGCGGGCGGATGCTTCTGGGCTTTGGATGAAGGCATGAACCAACTTAAAGGGGTAAACGAGGTCATCTCCGGTTACGCCGGTGGCACCGTTAAAAATCCGACGTACGAACAGGTTTCTACGGATGAAACGGGTCACGCTGAATCCGTACAGGTTTATTATGACCCTAAAGTCATTACGTATTCACAGTTGCTCGATGCGTTTTTTGCTGGTCATGACCCCACCACACTCAATCGCCAGGGACCAGACGTAGGCCGCGATTACCGGTCGATGGTTTTCTACCGGACACCCGCCGAAAAAGCTGACATTGAAGCCGCCATCAAGCGAGTTAACGAGTCGAAACATTACAGTGGTAAAGTTGTAACGGAGGTTGAATCGTTTAAGGTTTTCTATCCTGCCGAAAATTACCACCAGAATTATTTTTCCCTGCATCCCGACCAGCCTTACATCCAGCGGGTCTCGTTGCCAAAGGTCGAAAAACTACGTAAAGCGATGGCAGGCCACCTTAAAAATAATACCGGGTTGACAATGAATTAA
- a CDS encoding helix-turn-helix domain-containing protein, whose protein sequence is MKLQFEKIEPEAGSSFRVVHNTEPETCRVYWHYHPEYEIVFIPSGDGQRRVGTNVSRYEGGELVFIGPNLPHLNFSYGQEGQFEEIVVQMRDNFLGEAFLQKPELKGVQRLFERAHRGLTFGGDTKQKVGSWLAQLPDQSPFERLLTLLRVLQQLADASDVEPLHADGVRFDLNPKEQERINRVCQYVEQHYTQPVDVREVADLASLTVPAFCRYFKRMTHLTFTDFVNEYRVNQARRMLQSSRTVADVGFAVGFNNLSHFNKTFRAVTGQTPSAYRKALIG, encoded by the coding sequence ATGAAACTCCAATTCGAAAAAATTGAACCCGAAGCGGGTAGTTCGTTCCGGGTTGTGCATAATACAGAGCCGGAAACCTGCCGGGTATACTGGCATTATCACCCTGAATATGAGATTGTTTTTATTCCCAGCGGTGATGGTCAGCGCCGGGTTGGCACTAACGTGTCGCGCTATGAAGGGGGAGAACTGGTATTTATTGGGCCAAACCTGCCTCACCTGAATTTTAGCTATGGTCAGGAAGGTCAATTCGAGGAAATTGTGGTGCAGATGCGTGATAACTTTCTGGGCGAGGCATTCCTGCAAAAGCCCGAATTAAAAGGCGTTCAGCGATTGTTTGAGCGGGCGCACAGGGGGCTTACATTTGGTGGTGATACCAAGCAAAAGGTGGGCTCCTGGCTGGCGCAGCTGCCCGACCAGTCACCATTTGAGCGATTACTGACTCTCCTGCGGGTGTTACAGCAACTGGCCGATGCGTCGGATGTCGAGCCACTCCACGCCGACGGTGTTCGGTTTGACCTGAACCCCAAAGAGCAGGAGCGCATAAATCGAGTTTGTCAGTATGTGGAGCAACATTATACTCAACCCGTTGATGTTCGGGAGGTTGCCGACCTTGCGAGCCTTACAGTTCCAGCGTTTTGTCGTTATTTCAAGCGAATGACGCATCTGACCTTCACCGATTTTGTGAACGAATACCGTGTCAATCAGGCTCGCCGGATGCTTCAGTCATCCCGTACTGTGGCTGATGTAGGCTTTGCCGTCGGGTTCAACAACCTGTCCCATTTTAACAAAACATTTCGCGCCGTAACTGGCCAGACACCGAGCGCTTATCGAAAGGCACTGATTGGGTAG
- a CDS encoding RNA polymerase sigma-70 factor produces MQSVPLVNDQHQSDSILPLLVSYQSEITTKVTDDELILRQLFAQDAKKGCAFLFRRYYTNLVNHAVRFVYSKEVAEDLVAEVFTLFWQDRIFEHITTSYRAYLYKAVRHKAYNYLRWELRKSDSLELADDQSIPASLQPDQVLHYSELHQKIDSVIQSLPPQCQRAFLLSRIEGKKYAEIAQDMQISSSAVEKLLIRALSKLRQELKTEWFISLVMWLSIGHALGWVR; encoded by the coding sequence ATGCAGTCAGTACCTTTAGTTAATGACCAGCACCAATCCGACAGCATACTTCCTCTGTTGGTTAGCTATCAATCCGAAATCACAACCAAAGTGACGGATGATGAATTAATACTTCGGCAATTATTTGCACAGGATGCAAAGAAAGGCTGTGCGTTCCTGTTTAGGCGGTATTATACGAATCTGGTCAATCATGCTGTTCGTTTCGTCTATTCAAAGGAGGTAGCCGAAGATTTAGTAGCCGAGGTGTTTACATTATTCTGGCAGGACCGGATTTTTGAACACATTACTACATCGTACCGGGCCTATCTCTACAAAGCCGTTCGGCATAAGGCTTACAATTATCTCCGCTGGGAATTACGCAAATCGGATTCATTGGAACTGGCTGACGATCAATCCATTCCTGCATCGCTGCAACCCGACCAGGTGCTGCATTACAGCGAGCTTCACCAGAAAATCGACTCGGTTATTCAATCCCTGCCTCCCCAATGCCAGCGGGCTTTTCTGCTGAGCCGCATTGAGGGTAAGAAATACGCCGAAATAGCGCAGGATATGCAAATCAGTAGCAGCGCCGTCGAAAAGCTGCTCATCCGTGCCCTAAGCAAACTCCGTCAGGAGCTGAAAACAGAGTGGTTTATATCACTGGTCATGTGGCTGTCTATTGGCCATGCTTTAGGGTGGGTGAGGTAA
- a CDS encoding FecR family protein, producing MKNIVFDFFDGKATAIQRKYIEAWLADEANQETYYQYLDEWESQRPQFALDADKALDSYQQILQDTHPPAFPQRILKPDPTVWTQHWLGWSIAASLLLVGLLGAFLFRSELLNKSYQTAYGQTATFQLSDGTRVMLNANSRLTVPRFGFGSDTRRVLLEGEGEFKVTHTITNQRFVVQTPANLQVEVLGTEFVVYARKRGERVFLNKGKVKLQLPQGQQLYMKPGNVVTVANSGRYQLTQSSPARHYLAWKDHWFYFDNTTLAEIARQIQERFGVDVVIADPELAQRRIAGNFKAEKADDLLQILSELLNLDVVRTRRHIELRTLN from the coding sequence ATGAAAAATATAGTTTTTGATTTTTTTGATGGAAAAGCCACGGCTATCCAACGAAAATACATCGAAGCCTGGCTGGCTGACGAAGCTAACCAGGAAACATACTACCAGTATCTCGATGAGTGGGAAAGTCAGCGGCCCCAATTTGCCCTGGATGCCGATAAAGCGCTGGATTCGTATCAGCAGATTTTACAAGATACCCATCCTCCTGCTTTTCCGCAGCGAATCTTAAAACCTGATCCGACAGTCTGGACACAACATTGGCTAGGGTGGAGTATCGCGGCTTCATTGCTGCTTGTGGGCCTTCTGGGTGCTTTTCTGTTCCGTTCCGAATTATTGAACAAGTCCTACCAGACAGCCTATGGCCAGACGGCTACGTTTCAACTATCGGATGGGACACGGGTTATGCTGAATGCCAATTCCAGGCTAACGGTGCCCCGGTTTGGTTTTGGGAGCGATACACGTCGGGTATTACTGGAAGGCGAGGGCGAGTTCAAGGTTACCCATACTATAACGAATCAGCGGTTTGTTGTTCAAACACCGGCTAACCTTCAGGTAGAAGTATTAGGCACCGAATTCGTTGTTTACGCCCGAAAACGGGGAGAGCGTGTTTTTCTCAACAAGGGTAAAGTTAAACTCCAGTTACCTCAGGGACAACAGCTTTATATGAAACCCGGCAACGTCGTGACAGTGGCTAATTCGGGGCGCTACCAGCTAACACAATCGTCACCTGCGCGTCATTATCTGGCCTGGAAAGATCATTGGTTTTATTTCGACAACACAACACTGGCCGAGATTGCCCGGCAAATTCAGGAGCGGTTCGGGGTGGATGTGGTAATTGCTGATCCTGAACTCGCCCAACGGCGTATTGCGGGCAATTTCAAGGCCGAAAAGGCGGATGATTTGCTGCAAATTTTGTCGGAATTACTGAATCTGGACGTAGTGAGAACCCGGCGTCATATTGAATTAAGAACACTTAACTGA